The Eremothecium cymbalariae DBVPG#7215 chromosome 8, complete sequence genome has a window encoding:
- the CDC6 gene encoding AAA family ATPase CDC6 (similar to Ashbya gossypii AFR621C), with protein sequence MLTRNKRTILLPFEEGNGVDVVLPAAKRLRGLRTPPASPEKQDLSVMAPALRLKHSMKLEPDVEVQPKRLVFGKSSIYSKTKSVLQRSSFTAMDKPWLPTRQKQYAAIAQFLKNSVGSDHGGSLYITGPPGTGKTAQLELIIRQTFHTIIIGEENRRNAPKHDPTLANTLHYETAPGRYQSVAVVSLNCIALRKPESIWSKIHRQSCIQDSNKEPVKTMEDLQKFIKAHSNTAFVVILDEMDKLLTSTLEDSNATRIIVNLFILAKLPSVRFTLIGIANSLDMKDRLLNRLALASDFLPQIINFAPYSSDEMFEIVTSKLKSIDKNESIIQPMAIKFAAKKCSCNTGDLRKLFDVLRNSVELAELESLKNKSSDIVVRVTLTHVSRVFSTYINGSSTKSRISKLNMQQKVVLCALVHREKSDLYKARCSIDDAYDYYSKLLSGTIALNPLKRNEFLESCDALELCGVVSIETGKYGRKAKQSVKLIKSTIDEKEFQDEVSKVDLLKRITI encoded by the coding sequence ATGCTTACGAGAAACAAGCGGACGATACTGCTACCATTTGAAGAGGGAAATGGCGTTGATGTGGTTTTGCCAGCGGCCAAGAGGCTCCGGGGATTAAGGACACCCCCAGCATCTCCTGAGAAACAGGATTTGTCTGTGATGGCACCGGCTCTACGGCTCAAGCATAGCATGAAGCTTGAGCCGGATGTGGAGGTGCAGCCGAAACGATTGGTATTTGGTAAGAGCTCTATATATTCCAAGACCAAGTCAGTATTGCAGCGGTCATCGTTTACAGCGATGGATAAGCCTTGGCTGCCAACAAGACAGAAACAATATGCTGCGATTGCtcagtttttgaagaattcagTGGGGTCTGATCATGGGGGTTCGTTGTATATTACGGGTCCCCCGGGAACGGGGAAGACGGCCCAACTGGAGTTGATAATCAGGCAGACTTTTCATACGATTATAATTGGAGAAGAGAACAGGAGAAACGCACCAAAACATGACCCAACTTTGGCTAATACCTTGCATTACGAGACTGCGCCTGGTCGTTATCAATCTGTGGCGGTGGTTTCGCTTAACTGCATTGCATTGAGAAAACCAGAGTCCATCTGGTCTAAAATCCATAGACAATCATGCATTCAGGATTCTAATAAAGAGCCTGTAAAAACCATGGAAGATTTACAAAAGTTTATCAAGGCTCATTCTAATACGGCTTTTGTAGTCATTCTAGATGAAATGGACAAATTATTAACCTCTACGTTGGAAGATAGTAATGCTACGAGGATCATTGTCAATTTATTTATCCTTGCCAAACTACCATCTGTTAGGTTTACATTGATAGGCATCGCCAACAGTTTAGATATGAAGGATAGGCTGCTAAACAGGTTGGCTTTAGCTTCTGATTTCCTGCCGCagattatcaattttgCTCCTTATAGCTCGGATGAGATGTTTGAAATAGTTACTAGTAAGTTGAAATCAATTGACAAAAACGAGTCCATCATACAACCAATGGCAATCAAATTTGCTGCAAAGAAATGCTCCTGTAATACTGGTGATTTAAGGAAGCTTTTTGACGTTTTAAGGAATAGTGTTGAGCTCGCAGAACTTGaatctttgaagaataaaTCCTCAGATATTGTGGTTCGTGTTACTCTCACACATGTTTCAAGGGTTTTCTCGACATACATTAATGGCTCTTCTACTAAATCAAGAATATCAAAACTCAACATGCAACAGAAAGTTGTGCTATGTGCACTGGTTCACAGGGAAAAGTCAGATCTATATAAGGCAAGGTGCTCTATTGACGATGCATACGATTATTACAGCAAACTGTTATCTGGAACCATTGCGCTTAACCCATTAAAGCGGAATGAATTTTTAGAAAGCTGCGATGCCCTAGAATTGTGTGGAGTGGTTTCAATAGAGACCGGAAAATATGGGCGAAAAGCAAAGCAATCTGTCAAGTTAATAAAGAGTACCATTGATGAGAAGGAATTTCAGGATGAAGTATCGAAGGttgatttattaaaaagaataacCATTTAA